Sequence from the Fusarium oxysporum Fo47 chromosome VI, complete sequence genome:
CGTACTAAACTGCTGAGTCTTCTTTGTCTTAGATTCACTTTTGCATCAACGCGACATGGGGACATCATTCACACCACATCACAGGCTGCCGATTTCATATCGCTAGTAATATTGCAGACGCCGCTGGGTCGACTTCGATGTTCCCAATCTATTCTACCTCGCCGTTTTGTCATGTTGTAGATGAGTCAGACACCAAGGCTGTGGCCCTTCTCTGTTTTATGCATAGACTCTCAAACTTACGCACATACTAAGCAAAGAAGATAACCAATTCTCATTTAGAAGAGCAAAGTTCAGATACAGACTTCCGATAAATATACAGGATTGCAGTTTTCATTATAAATGAACCTCCTTACTCAAGTTCCCCCGAAAGTCCTCATAGTCTGGCGGCTCAAGTGACCTGCTTGTTATCAAGTACGCCCTCAATGACTGGCTCCGCGTCTATATCGGTGGCAGCAGGCGCTTCAGGGACCAGCCGAATGAGGAACACCATGCAAGGAACAGTGAGGCATTGGATCGCAGCGTGGACATAAAAGGGAATGCTGGCATCAGAGTCGCTGTGAGAATTTATGGCGTATGATACAGTTTGTCCAGCGGTCTCAAAGGCTCGGAACAAACCGCCTGAGCGGGCAGAGGAACCGGCGTTGGTGGAGAAAGTCCCGAGGATCCAGTATAGAGATAACTGGCATACGTAGCTAGTTGACTGCATTATCAAATATGGGAGGTAGGCTTCAGCCCATCTCCTGGTGTTGCTTTGAGAAAATACACATCAGTAATCAGTGCAAGAGAAAATACAGGGCCAAGGAGGAGCATACGTTTCATAGTCCAGAGCGTTTTCGAGTTTCCTTCGAACAAACTTCGCATACTCGATACCAATCCAGATGAAGCAGGCCGCCTGTGGAATCAACCAACAGGCAAAAGAGATCCATGCTCTCTTGGTCTGAGACCAGCGGGTCCTGTCTAGAAGCTTTCCATAGGCCATCACCTCTATGATGGACAGGGTCGCTAATGGGTGATACCAGATTATCATTTTGCGCTCAGGATTAGTCGATTGTGTACTTacggaggagaagagaagacaaTGCTCGCGCCCGCACTGAAGAGTGCAACGAGAGGTAGGTGCCCATCGTTCCGCCACAAAAGAAAGAGTAGAAGGCAGGTAAAGCCATAAGCCAAGTCTCGATTCTAATATCAGCAAGTGCTCGCGAATACAACTACAGAACAACTCACCTTTCTGCGCTGTAAGTGCTTCCACAAGGCAGAGAATTCTTGCTTCCAGCTGGCTCTCTGGGATATAGGAACTTTGGTGCTATCATGACGTCGGACCCGTCTAGTGGGTGATAGCAAGAATGCTCAAACCAGGCCGTTACATTCTATCGGACTCTCGTTAGACGCTTTACAGGTGGTCTTTGATGAGTGCGACGTACCGAAGGCAATAAAGACGAGGTAGGTAGACCACGCAACACCTCCCGCTTTGGAGTCGCTGTGATTATTGGAAAAGCTGATGGCGCCTCCAATGACGCTACCCGAGTTCCGTATGGCAGACCAGACACCTGGTTAAGCTGTCAGTAGCTTCCTTATACAGGGCTTGGAGGTTGCTCACCTAGATAGAAGCCTCTGTCGTTTGCGAGGGGATATGACAACATGGCCGTAGACTCTGGGACGTATAAAAAGCCATAGGTGAATCCTGTCAGTATCTATAAAGCCTATCAGCGATGGCAGACCGAATTTAGATATAGGTTGCCAGATTTACCTTTGCAAAGATGAGATACCAATTTACACGGTACTTTGCGCATACATAGTACGCAGAACCGGAAAGAGGCATCCCCACCGCTGCTATGATGCAGGACCACTTGATACCAAACTTGTTGATCAATGGGCCGCCGAAGAGAGTAAGCAGACAGCCAGCCGTGTAGTTCAGAGAGGTCGCCAAGTTTGCCAGATATGGGGTGGAGAGACCACCGCCTCCCAGGTTAGAAATAGCATCAGACATGGCTGGACCAACACATGAGAGACTGGGAGTATACAAGGATTAGTGAACAGTGGTGTGGAGGACATGACAACTTACAGTCCAAGAAGAATCATTTGGAACAAAACGCTCCTGTAGATCTTAGTGAAGTTTGAAGCATTGTGGTATCCATAGTCAATTCCTGCGTCGAGGACTTCCCCATCGATGTTGCTAGTAGTTGGAGCAAGATCATTATGTCCGCTAATCTTGGTATCGTCTTTAACTAGGGACTGAAGTCGCCATGTTACGAATGATACTATTCCGTTTATATGACAAGAAATGGTATCGCGGGCAAGAAGGGCTTCAACTCATATTCAATGATTCTTCTGGTGAAGAACAGTAATAGCATATATATCATTGGCTACCAGCCTACCAACTTAGGAGTACAACCTCACTACTCATGGCATAGGGTAGCAGTGGGAGGTTTGCCCCGCGTTGGCCGGTTTAACTGCTTGTCGCGGGGTACACCCAGATTTGGTTCAGCTATCAGGCACTAGATTGCCGTGCTATCCTGTTACATGCTCATCGGCCGTATAGGGTATGTAACAGTAGATACCCTCGTTGCCACCGAGCTTCGCCCTGTATCAAGACCGGGCCGGTGATGGCTGGACAATTCTTTAGTAGTTATCTGGGTTTAAATCTTATTTTATCGTAGAATTTGTGTGGGGCAATATGGGAGAGAGATTGTACTACGTTGACAAGCTCTTGAGAGAAACGTCTTTACTGCCGAAACAACCGGGCCGGTCAACTGATCGCACGTTATCGGGCTTTGAATGCAAATAGTAGAGTTTGCCTTTGTGCTTCGCCCGTAAGGTGCATTGTTGCTTGTAATCTCTTTGTCTTGCTACCACCGTGGGCTACATTTACATTGTTTATCAGAGGCAGTACCAGGTCAATAAAGCGGGGGTTACCGACTGCTTACACCTATTTTACCAAACATTTGACTaccttgttcttcaacagaCAGATAACAAGTAAACCAAGATACCAGTCCACAATCCATTCAGCCACAATCAACTACTATGTCGCCTTCTCCCCTTCCTGTTGACAACGCCACGACTTCCTTTTGGAGGTCAGAGCCGCATCCTCTCGATAACCATCGCTCAACACCCGAACTCCCTGCCCAAGTCGACATTGCCATTATTGGTGCTGGCTACGCAGGCGTCGCGACAGTCTATCATATTCTCGAGCAATGCAAAGCTCGAGGCGTTCCTGCGCCCAAGATTGCGATTTTTGAAGCACGCCAAGCTTGCTCGGGAGCCACCGGGCGTAATGGTAGGTGATCTTTAGTCTTGTTGCTGAAAGGTTCTGCGTTGATAATTTTTGATGCAGGCGGCCATTTGAAGCCCGACCCGTACAACAGACCAGCGAATCTTCTGGCTACTTACGGCATCGAAGCTGCAGCTGAGGCTGCAAAGTTCGAGGCCAAGAatcttgctgctgtcaaAAAGACTATCGAGCAAGAGGGCGTCGACTGCGACTTTGTCTATACCCGTGCTGTTGATGCGCTTATGTCAGATGCCATACTGGACAAGATAAAAGCGGGAGTAGATGCTCTCAGACAGAATGGCGTTTCCGTTATGCAAGATGTTTATTTTGCTCAAGGTGCTGAAGCTGAAAGGGTAAGCAATATCCGATTTCCACTGCATACCTGAAATAGTACTCACACTCAGTATTGTAGCTATCAGGTGTCAAGGGAGCCAAAGGCTGCTTTTCTTACACGGCAGGCCACTGCTGGCCATACAAGCTCATTCTCCAACTGCTGtccaaggctgttgatgccAATGTCAATCTGCAGACCAACACACCAGTCACTGCAGTTACTGAAAAGCCTGACAAGGATAGCTATCTGACATTGATGACTCCTCGCGGTTCGGTTCGCGCTGCAAAGATCATCTTTGCGACTAACGCGTACACATCGTCCATCTTATCCGAGTTCGCGGAAAAGATCGTCCCAGTGCGGGGCATCTGCAGTCACATCAAGCCCGCCAAGACCCCGGCGTCTTTACTACCCAACTCATACATTATTCGCTGGTCTGATACCAAGTACGAGTACCTGATCCCCAGGCTTGACGGTAGCATTATTGTTGGTGGGGCACGATCAGTGTACTACCATGATCTGCCGAGCTGGTACAACAATGCCAACGATGACCAGTTAATTGAGTCTGCGAAGAATTACTTCGATGGATATATGCAGCGCGTATTCCACGGGTGGGAGGGTAGTGGCGCGTATACGTCCAAGGTTTGGACTGGAGGTGAGTTGACATACCTCTCTGGGTTGAAGAGTTACTGACGTTTGGACCAGTTATGGGCTACTCATCTGATGGCTTACCCCATGTCGGTGCTGTCCCTGGAAGACAGAATCAGTATATGCTTGCTGGCTTCAACGGACACGGTATGCCGCAGATCTTCCTGTCAGCGAAAGGCGTGGCATCTATGGTGATGGAGGGCTTGAGCTACGAGAAGACAGGTATACCAAAACTCTACAAGGCTACTCAGGAAAGGCTGGATAGTCCCAACAACGCTATACTGGACACATGGAAGACCGTGcagaggagagaaggagCAAAATTGTAGATAGTGCTTTATAAGCAGGATGTATAGCAGACATAAACAAATGGCGATTATTGAAGACTACGTCTTGATCCTGACTGAACTACTCGTTGCTTAATACCAATGTTCATTTCACTCTGTTACTCCTCAAAGTCAAAATATTTACCGAACGTCCGGTATTTGCTGCTCACTCTGTAAGGTTACATTGCTAATAGATCTCGCCAACACAAACCTACCTACCGAAGAGGTCCTCGGCTAGCGTATAAATCTCATGCGCCTAACCCCCATGAAAAGGCCGTAACCCGAAGCAGTAGTTTTGATCCGGTGGGTTCGATCGGCAGACCATTTAGCGCCCAAGAAACTAGTATGTTGCATCAATTCCCAATACGTCTTAGTAAATGTTACTGAATCCCATATTGCAATCTGTTCCCCGCTGTTGATTTTGCTGCTACGGAAGTAATATAGCCAAAAGTGCGCCTTCTTTTTACATGGTAGCAGCGACTGATAAGCTGAGAACAGGGCCGGCATCGTCAATCCGGCTTGATACATGGGACCGTGATCTGAGGAAATTGTGAAGCTTTCATAGCCAATGCTCCAGGACAAATAATCATCATCTGTCATCATCGGTCTCATAGTGGCTAACAAGTATGAACTTGAACTTTCCAGGACTTGGCGGTCCCGGCTGGTGGCACTGGAAATAAGTCTGATTGCTGCACTCACTAGTATTCATCGTGTTTAGCTCTGGCTGACTGCATGGTTGGCCCTGAAACATATGAACTGGGGTATACATACCTGGGCTTAGCCTTTCAAGGTCTCAATATTGACTATGTCGGGCAGGTATAGTAACGGTGGCTACTTCTATATAGGTTAAAATGCTAAGTTGTGAGAGATGTTTGAGTGTCCCCACGGTAGACTAGCCTCCAGTACCAGCTTATGGATATACAGAGATTGCTGAGGATTTCCCGAGATTCTAGAAAAGGGTATAGCCTTGATTTTAGATATAGGATGGTTATGGAGCTTATGATATGATTTGCAAACCAGCGTTAGAAGTATTGTCCCAGGTTCGGTCGATGTGATATCCTCGTCTCATTGTACTTGCTGTACAAGACCTCCCAAAAGTTGTCACAAAGATGGACAAGTTACAGATGCGACGAAATATTGTCAATCTGAGATAATCCTTGGAGGGAGTTGATTTCCGGTCCGTGATAGCCGTTCGTGTGTTAGTAACAAGGCATCAAGTCCTAGAAGTGATGGGCCCGGTGAGAGCAGTCCGGTTCAATTATCAATCAAAAGATTATGCAGCCAGTCCGGACTCCTCTGACCTAGCCATCCAAAGCCGGGAAGCAAACGACTGATTGATAAAGTTCCAAAGGACTTTGATGTCGCATGGACGATTCCATGTTACATCCTAATGCGGGGAAGATACGTCCACATGCTCTGATTGATAGCGACAAACCTACTATTTAATCCCCGTCACAAAATTAGCCAAACGCTGTGTAGGAACCAGATTGAGCCTTATTTATCTCTTTCTATCGATAGCACTATCAAGATATCTCAGATATAATGGCTACCTTCAGCAAAAACGTTGTCTTCGATGTGGTCGGCACCCTCGTCAGCTATGAGCATCTCTACGAAGCCATCAAAAAGCGCCTGGGCCATAAGCTCATCCTCCAGGGCATTCAGCCAACGCTCCTCGGGCTATGCTGGCTAGAGATGGCAGAGCGAGAGTACACATACCTCTCGCTCCACGGCCAATATGTGCAGTTCCTCAAGCTTTTTGAAGCTCTGTTCTACCGCTGTCTTCATTATGCTGGCATTGAGAATCCCCGCTCCTTTGCAACTGCAGAGGATGTTGCCTACTTAATTAATGAGTTCAAGGAATTGAAGCTTAGGGATGGAGCTGCAGAGTGTATTCAGAAGCTTCGCGATGCGGGCTTTATCGTCAGGTGCTTCACGACTGGGGATATCTCCCGTGTAGGGGGATATTTCTCGAAGGCTGGAGTTGGCCTGCCGGCTGAGAATCTACTGTCTTGCGATACGGATGGAATGGCGAAGCCATGCCCTGAGGCATATAAACCTATTTTGAACAGGGTTTCTACTTCTGAGTCAAAGCCTTGGTTCGCGGCTGCGCATCTTTGGGACGCGTCTGGGGCGCAGTCTGTTGGGTAAGTCATCTGAAAGGGCTACGTATGGGACATTACTAACATGCGATGCTGTAGGTTCAATACTGCTTACAGTACGATATTGGAGGGTGAATACCTCTCCGAGATATATGGAGAGCTGGATGTGGTGGCTGAAACGCTACCTGCAATGGCAGACAGGATCATCGTAGCCAGTAAGCAATAAACGTGTTATAAGAGGAGAATAGTTCAGGATAACCAATATCAAAGATACTATGGAAACTCCATTATGATGAATTGTTAACTGAATCTATAGATACAACAACAAGCCAACACCGATAACGCCAGTCAATTACCCAAGTAACTATCACAAGACCCTAATCAAGCATCGCCATCCTGTGCCTCCTTGCGCAGTGCAGCAGGAAGAATCTTACTCTTGAGCGCAATATCACCCGCCAGTGCATTCAGCGAGCCCTTACCAAGGACTTCAAACACTGCTACATCCGCCTTGGCTTCTCTAAACAGCCAATTCCTCAACTCAACCGCCACAAGCGAGTCCAGTCCATAAGCAGCCATAGACTGAGATGCGTCAATGCCTTCAGCAGGTATGCCCAgcatcttggccatcttctcaattATGGCGTCGCAGATGAGATTAGTAGCTTCAGCGAGAGACTCGGCTGCAGGAATTGACTCGGTGAGGCGTAGGCCATTCTCTGAGTCTGTGTCGTGGACTTGCTTTCTGCCCatttggagaagatgagagaaCTTGGCATCGCGGAACCAGAATGGTAGTTCATCGGGACTTGCGTCGCTACCTTCTTCAGCCATGCCCTGAGTACCAAGGCCAGTAACGACTTGACAGTTCGTGGCAGAGCGCTGGGGCTGAAGAATAGCCTGCTTGATCATGGAGAAGAACTCGGCCTGAGAAATGGTCAAGTAACCCCATCTCTCAAGGTTGACGACGTAGTCTGCATTCTCAGCGACGAAGCCAACGTCGTCAATGCCACCGAGATCTAGAGTCACAGCTGGAAGACCTTGTTCGGTGCGGAAGTGAGCAAAGGCATCTTGGAATGCACCGCCGGCTGCGTAGTTGGCTTGACTCGAGTTACCGACGACACCAGCGGCTGAGGAGAGCATGATGAAAAAGTCGAGGGGCATATGCTTGGTGAGGTTGTGGAGGTTGATGGTTCCAGTGACCTTGGGACGGATTGCATCTTGGTATTGAGCATAGGACATGGCTTCGAAGATGGAGTCCTGTAATTGTCAGTGAAACATTTTTGATGCGAATGCTTGGGGATGAACTTACGTTGAGAACCATTCCACCATGGATGAGACCTCGAATTGGAGGCATCGTCTTGAGAGCATCGTGAACACTAGCAGAGAGCTTCTCATAGTCTGACACATCGCACTGAAGAACAGCGACATTGACGGcattcttctcaaggctttCAACTAGTGCGGCTGCTTCAGGCTTGGAAGTTCCCGATCGCGAGACGAAGATAAGGTTCTTGGCACCATGCTCAGCAAGCCAAGCAGAGGTGGCTCGACCCAAACCTCCAAGACCACCCACGAGAAGGTATGAGGCGTCAGCGGGCAATTGAAGAGTCTCTTCACTCTTGGGAAGaaccttgacaagatcgTCTGCGCCCGctgtgatgatgagtttgccTAGATGCTTACCAGCTTGCATGACTCGGAAGGCATCCTCAATTTGGGAGACCGGGTATGTAGTGATGGGACTGATCTCGTGAACCTTGTTCTCTCGGAGAAGATCCATCACTGAGTTGAGGGCAGCGGCACCGAGCGGCTTGCGATGACGGAAGATGACTGTGAGATCAACAGAGGCAAAAGTGACGTTGCGAATGAAGGGCGTCATCTCGAGCTTCGTGTTGATCTCGATATCCCGCTTGCCAATCTCAATGAAGCGCCCAAACATTGAGATACAATGCCACGTCTCACGAAGTAACTCACCCGCCAGCGAATTAAGTACAACTTCAACGCCCTTCCCATTCGTCATGCGCCGGATACCATCGGCAAAAGAGCTATCGCGACTAGAGAAGATATGATCATCAGGAATACCATACGTCTCGATCAAGAACCTCCGCTTATCAGCTGTTCCAACAGTCGCGTAAATCTCTGCGCCGACCATCTTGGCCAGCATGATAGCAGCCTGGCCTACACCACCTGCCGCAGCGTGAATCAGAATCCTCTCACCCTTCTGAAGTCTTGCAGTGTCGATGATGGCGAAGTAAGCTGTGCAGTACACGATGGGGAGAGAGGCAGCGACCTCAAAGGCCATTTCGTCGGGGATCTTCTGCACGAGGGTGGCGGGGTTACGGACGTATGTGCTGTAACAGCCGAGGGTCCAGGTACAGACGCGATCGCCCGGTTTGAGGTGCGTGACGTTGGAGCCGACTTGAGTGATGGTACCACTGCATTCACAGCCGAGGAAGTTGTCGACAAGCTGACCCATGGCGACCATGATATCGCGGAAGTTGACACCAGATGCAGCGACGCGAATGTCgacctcatcatcgccgatTGGCGCCTCAAAGGTTGGGTCATCCTTGAAGCGGAGCGTATCGAGCAATCCGGGGATACCAATCTCGAGCTTCAGGGGCCTTCCAGGCTGATGGAAGGGCTGTAGTTCAGGTACAGGCTCTTGAGTCTCGTGCGCGATGTACTGGTTAGCTGAAACGTCCTCAATAACTCGGGGAATCATAAGCCGACCATCGCGCTCGCGAAACTCCCAGTCATTTTTGGAAATGTCATCCTCGCGacggaaaagaccctgaaaAACGTCAAGGATGGTGCTGGCAGCGTCTGAGGCTGTTTGAGAGGCACCGTTGTCGAGGTCGAGGGTGACGAGGCGCTTGGTCTGATCCTCTGAGCGGATGGATCGAGCGAGCCCAGTCATAAGACTGACTTCAGGGAGAGTTTCGCCAGTTGCGCCGTTGCGCGAAACCCAAAGAAGACCTTTGCTGGATGAAACAATGCTGCGGACCTTGAGAAACTTGGCTTCGTCAATCTGGTGGACAATTGGCTGGACAATCTCATCGAGACAGACGTAGACCTTGTCAGAAATATCAGTCGAAGCGTAGTCATCCAGACTACAGACCTCCGGCTGAGCACCAGTCAGGTTCGTCAAGCCTTGAATCAATTGCTTCGTCGCTACACCATTACATCCAAAAGAGTCCACAATGACAGCAGACGGGTAAGTGCTCTTCTCCTCCCGTTCAGCAGTAGTGACGATGACACTGTACATACACTCCTCATAGTCAGGGAAGTCTCTCAGACAAATATCCAGTCCTGAGAATCCAGTGTCGCGCAAGAGGTCAGACCACGACTCTTCAGTCAGTGTAGGTCCATGAGTACGGCCTTCACCTGCGCCGAGCCACCAGCCGGGCAGGTTGCCAAAGATGACAGAACcacgaagaagaagatgcgTTACTTCcatgaggatgagcttgccACCTGGTTTCAGAAGGTTGCGTACGTTCTgcatcgtcttcttcattgTGCCCGTGGCGTGAAGAACGTTGGCTGCGATGATGACGTCGTAAGACCCAAATGCAAAGCCCTGATCTTGCAAGTTGCCCTCAACGTCGAGACGTTTGAAATTTACGAATGGAGCCCAGGCTTTGAAGTTCTCTTGAGCCTTCTCGAAGAACCCACTCGAGATATCGGTGAAGTCATACTGTGCAAAGCGAGGGTACGATCCAGGCTCATGGCCACCAAGCGTCTGGAGGATAGGCTTCGTCGCACCGCCTGTACCAGCTCCaatctcgaggatcttgagatcGGGTTGTTTGTGGGAGAGCTTCTGGATGACCTTTGACATCTGCTCGTAGCAGCGGTCGGTACCCAGGGCAGTACGATAGAGATCGTAAAGAAGATCGTTCTCTAGCATAAGAGTGAGAGGATCGGCTTCTTGGCGAAGAATTGGAACGAGATTCTCGCCCATGCGACAGATCATTTCACCCTCAGCGCTGAATGAAGCAACC
This genomic interval carries:
- a CDS encoding HAD-like domain-containing protein, translated to MATFSKNVVFDVVGTLVSYEHLYEAIKKRLGHKLILQGIQPTLLGLCWLEMAEREYTYLSLHGQYVQFLKLFEALFYRCLHYAGIENPRSFATAEDVAYLINEFKELKLRDGAAECIQKLRDAGFIVRCFTTGDISRVGGYFSKAGVGLPAENLLSCDTDGMAKPCPEAYKPILNRVSTSESKPWFAAAHLWDASGAQSVGFNTAYSTILEGEYLSEIYGELDVVAETLPAMADRIIVASKQ
- a CDS encoding FAD dependent oxidoreductase, with amino-acid sequence MSPSPLPVDNATTSFWRSEPHPLDNHRSTPELPAQVDIAIIGAGYAGVATVYHILEQCKARGVPAPKIAIFEARQACSGATGRNGGHLKPDPYNRPANLLATYGIEAAAEAAKFEAKNLAAVKKTIEQEGVDCDFVYTRAVDALMSDAILDKIKAGVDALRQNGVSVMQDVYFAQGAEAERLSGVKGAKGCFSYTAGHCWPYKLILQLLSKAVDANVNLQTNTPVTAVTEKPDKDSYLTLMTPRGSVRAAKIIFATNAYTSSILSEFAEKIVPVRGICSHIKPAKTPASLLPNSYIIRWSDTKYEYLIPRLDGSIIVGGARSVYYHDLPSWYNNANDDQLIESAKNYFDGYMQRVFHGWEGSGAYTSKVWTGVMGYSSDGLPHVGAVPGRQNQYMLAGFNGHGMPQIFLSAKGVASMVMEGLSYEKTGIPKLYKATQERLDSPNNAILDTWKTVQRREGAKL